The Hordeum vulgare subsp. vulgare chromosome 7H, MorexV3_pseudomolecules_assembly, whole genome shotgun sequence DNA window AGATGGTGAAGCCAGCCATGTGCATGCTCTGCAAAGGTGGTTATGAGCGTGAACTCACTAAACATGCAGCGGAGCGGACGGCAGTATCGGTCCCTAAGGCTGCCAACACTAGTTTGCCGCATTGGCTGCAGCAGACCAATGATCAAAATCAGGTGTGTGTGTTCTTTTCCATGTTTAATCTTGACAAAGCCAATTCTTATTCTATCGAAAACCTGATTGATATATCCTTCTCTTTTTGTACAGTCTAAGGCACAAGAGTTGAAATGGAAAAGGAGCACGGGCGAGCTTGAGAAGAAATGGCGTGAGACCTGTGCCCATATCCACTTGACCCATGCTGGAGCGCCAGCACTCTCCGTGCCTTTAGCCTCGTCCGGAACATGTCCACGTGTTGAGGTCAAATTGCCTATTGCAAGGGGTGCTGCTATTCAGACTGTTAAGATGAACACTAACCAGGATAAGCCAGCATCCAGCCCGATGGTTGACCTTCGCAAGAGCCCACCAAGAAGCCCAGTGAAAACTGATCTTATGCTTGGTCGCTTGGACGCTGCCGTCAATCCTACAATCGATAAAGAGCGGAAGGAAAATTATGAGGGACTAACTGCCCTGCAGAAGGCTAAGATAGCTAGAATTTCAGATATTGATTCCTTCAAAAGGCTCATCAAGGGGCTGACAGAGAAGGTTAGCTGGCAGTCTGACGCAGCTTCAGccattgctgctgttgttgtacaATGCCGATCTGGAAGTGAGAAGCGTCGGACCCTTCGAACAAGAGGTGACATATGGCTCATGTTTGTTGGCCCTGATAAGGCAGGTAAGCGGAAAATGGTGAACGCGTTGTCTGAGCTGATGGCGAACACGAGACCAGTGATTGTGAACTTTGGTGGTGACTCCGAATTGGGAAGTACTAAGAATGATGGACTGAACATGGGTTTCTGGGGTAAAACTGCACTTGATCGGGTCACTGAGGCAGTTCGGCAGAACCCATTCTCAGTAATTGTTCTGGAATGCATTGATCGATTGGACACAGTTGTTCGTGGAAAGATCAAGCGGGCAATAGAGACTGGTCGTCTGCCGGACTCTCGTGGACGTGAGGTCAGCCTTGGTAATGTCATCTTTGTTCTTACTACCAATTGGGTACCTGATGAACTTAAAGGACCAGACGTTGAGTCTTTGCTACAAGCTGAACTAAGAATGTTGGAGATAGCAGGCTCTAGTTGGCAGCTAGAGCTCTCGATTGGGGACAAGCAGGCCAAGCACCGAGCAGATTGGCTGTGTGATGATGTTCGCCCTGCAAAGGTGCCCAAAGAATTGTCCAGTAGCCATGGTTTGTCGCTTGACCTCAATTTGGCCGTTGGTGCCTTGGATGACACCGAGAGTTCACATAATTCTAGTGATATCTCAGTGGAGCAAGAGCAAGAGAAAGGGCAGCTTGCAGTACTGTGTTCGACGCCTGCCCCTGACTGTGATCTATTGGAACTCATTGACGATGCCATTGTGTTTCGGCCGGTTGACTTTAACCCATTTAGGAAGACTATTAGAGATTGCATATCAGCAAAATTTGAATTGGTCATTGGGAGCATCAACTCATTCAGAATCGATGAAGATGCCATTGACCATATGGTTAGCAGCGTCTGGCTAACCGATGAGAGGTTAGaggactgggctgaagaagtaatTATGCCAAGCATTGCGCGATTGTGGCACAACGTGAAGCATGACAGCGCACGTGCTGTCGTCCGCCTCGCATTAGTTGCGGAAGAGGCGTTGCCAAGGTGGTGTGAGGGAAGGGAAGGGCTACCAGCGACAGTAACAATCACCATTGATGGAATGTAGAGGGCATTTGAGAAAGTAAATTCTTTGTACGTAGATATGTAAATACTTTGGATATCTTCTGCTATATGctggggtggggggtggggggacTATGGGAAGCACATAGGACTACCAAATAGGCAGGAGGTTATAGATTTTATAACACCCAAATATGTGGTCTATAGTTTCGATAATATTTGTAGTTATGTTCCTTGGaaagaaaatatatattttattatactaTCTTCTAATGTTGCGAAGGTTGATATGTAGAGGCAATAAAGGAAGTAAATAAATACTGAACTCGCTATGTTTTTCTTGGCCCTGAAATCTAATCCGCTGGAATTGGTGCTTGCAATGCATGTCTTCCAGTCATTAGTCAAGTTTCATAGATGTTAATACATCGAACAAATGTTAATTTCATCTTTTACCTCTTAGTTTCACATTTGTGAAGGGAACCCTGTACATAATAAACCTTTGGTTTACCGGATATAGAGAAATCTCTGTAAGTTTTTACCCGTTTCAAACTTCTCTATATATTAACTTTTCTGTTATACTTTCTGTAAATGTATTGTTGTGTTTCTTTCCTGCCTTTGAAAGTCTATGGACGAATCTCAAATCTTCTTATTTACTTTTTAACTTCCTCTGGGCTCATAATGTCAAACCTACACATGTTCATCTGATTGGATTGGTGCCTAGTGTAAAGTACTCCCTTCGTACAATAATATATAACATTTTAGTAGTTCATTTAAGCTGATAAAACGTCATATATTATGATACGAAGATAGTATATATCTATTCATGAcgtggagaaacatgacccttaaATTAGCCAAAGTTTCTTTGCCCATTTTAATAATATTTCTATTTTGTTCGGTTGTCCTTTTTGCACATCGTTTTCATGATTGTAATCAGACATGAATCTTCCCCATACCGTGGTCCTTATCGAACCCCGCTTTCACAAATTTGCCGAAACTTTATAAATGATAATTCATTGCCACATATCCCTCGGTTTCTCATGACTTTGCTCTATGATAACTTTTCGCACTAGATACCTATTCTTTTTTTCTTCCTCTATGTAACATGTTAAAGGTTGACCATACCAATCACTATCACTTGTCATTGCTATTGCGAAGCTTTGTGGTGTGTACTCTTGTTTCTTGCTTCTTCCGCTCTACCTCTTGTATCATCAAAagattatagttgatgaaaaatcCAAAAGATGTGTTGCTGTATTGTGTTTTGTT harbors:
- the LOC123409852 gene encoding protein SMAX1-like: MRADLSTIQQTLTPEAAAALAQAMDEAARRRHVTTTPLHVAAALLAAPASVLRQACARAVAAGGAAAASGGAGAHPLHCRALELCFSVALDRLPAFAGAALGGGAAAPPVSNALVAALKRAQAQQRRGCPETAQQPLLAVKVELEQLVLSILDDPSVSRVMREASFSSATVKNTIEQSLTSPSPSSSTAACSPVPTPTPFSPSPSSLLRAGTTNAYINPRLAAAAAGAGCGDDARKVLDVMLKPARRNPVIIGDSGPDMVLKEAIRRIPTASSPSLAAAKILHLEAELAKLAGDKVAMAERIGKLGAVVERLVGEHGGVILDLGDLKWMVEGPAAPSSEGAKAAVAEMGRLIRRFGRGEVWAVATAACATYLRCKIYHPGMEDEWDLQAMPIAGSTPLAGAALRPGSSGTLSNSVRMLSPRPRPSPATPTALRWPPGGGLTQMVKPAMCMLCKGGYERELTKHAAERTAVSVPKAANTSLPHWLQQTNDQNQSKAQELKWKRSTGELEKKWRETCAHIHLTHAGAPALSVPLASSGTCPRVEVKLPIARGAAIQTVKMNTNQDKPASSPMVDLRKSPPRSPVKTDLMLGRLDAAVNPTIDKERKENYEGLTALQKAKIARISDIDSFKRLIKGLTEKVSWQSDAASAIAAVVVQCRSGSEKRRTLRTRGDIWLMFVGPDKAGKRKMVNALSELMANTRPVIVNFGGDSELGSTKNDGLNMGFWGKTALDRVTEAVRQNPFSVIVLECIDRLDTVVRGKIKRAIETGRLPDSRGREVSLGNVIFVLTTNWVPDELKGPDVESLLQAELRMLEIAGSSWQLELSIGDKQAKHRADWLCDDVRPAKVPKELSSSHGLSLDLNLAVGALDDTESSHNSSDISVEQEQEKGQLAVLCSTPAPDCDLLELIDDAIVFRPVDFNPFRKTIRDCISAKFELVIGSINSFRIDEDAIDHMVSSVWLTDERLEDWAEEVIMPSIARLWHNVKHDSARAVVRLALVAEEALPRWCEGREGLPATVTITIDGM